In a genomic window of Leptolyngbya sp. SIO1E4:
- the tnpA gene encoding IS200/IS605 family transposase, giving the protein MSETEYRHYRHAVGLATVHLIWIPCRRKRVFHERQDLKSRCASIFQDVAAEKGWFIKALEIASDHVHLLVEYDPKHSISQVVKAFKGRSSRLLRQEFPHLCKLPSLWTHSYGFDTTGKISTQRILNYINDPHHD; this is encoded by the coding sequence ATGAGTGAAACAGAGTATAGGCATTATCGCCATGCAGTCGGATTGGCGACGGTTCACCTGATCTGGATTCCGTGCAGACGAAAACGAGTGTTTCACGAGCGCCAGGACTTGAAAAGCCGTTGCGCCAGCATTTTTCAGGATGTGGCTGCAGAGAAAGGCTGGTTCATTAAGGCTCTGGAGATAGCCTCGGATCATGTTCATTTACTGGTTGAGTACGATCCAAAGCACTCTATCTCGCAAGTCGTGAAGGCATTCAAAGGGCGTTCGTCCAGGCTGCTTAGACAGGAGTTTCCGCATCTTTGCAAGCTACCTAGCTTGTGGACACATTCGTATGGATTCGACACCACTGGCAAGATAAGTACTCAGCGAATCCTGAACTACATCAACGATCCACACCACGACTGA